A region from the Parasphingopyxis sp. CP4 genome encodes:
- a CDS encoding RidA family protein, whose protein sequence is MSSTIAARLEELGLTLPKAAAPVAAYVPAVEQDGFLYISGQLPFDAQGDLMLGRLGEDRDIAFGQKAARACAMMLVAQMQAALTDLDRVAQIVKLGVFVNSDGRFTDQAQVANGASELMQDIFGDSGRHARSAVGVPVLPLGVAVEIDAIVAVTDG, encoded by the coding sequence ATGAGCAGTACGATCGCGGCGCGGCTTGAGGAATTGGGCCTGACGCTTCCCAAGGCTGCTGCCCCGGTGGCTGCCTATGTTCCAGCTGTCGAACAGGATGGATTTCTCTACATCTCCGGCCAGCTGCCCTTTGATGCGCAGGGCGATCTCATGCTCGGTCGATTGGGCGAAGATCGTGACATTGCATTTGGCCAGAAAGCGGCACGCGCCTGCGCGATGATGCTGGTAGCACAGATGCAGGCCGCTCTCACCGATCTTGATCGCGTCGCGCAAATTGTGAAGCTCGGCGTCTTCGTCAATTCAGATGGTCGCTTTACCGATCAGGCCCAGGTCGCCAATGGCGCGTCCGAGCTGATGCAGGATATTTTCGGCGATAGCGGACGCCATGCCCGCAGTGCGGTTGGCGTGCCGGTATTGCCGCTTGGCGTTGCCGTGGAGATCGATGCCATTGTCGCAGTCACCGATGGCTGA
- a CDS encoding prolyl oligopeptidase family serine peptidase: MRCVAILLGLVLATSAAAQSSSRFSGADLFALEYASDPQISPDGRQVAYVRMSGDIMVDRFVPSIWIVNTATRENRPLITGPGAHMAPRWSPDGSKLAYLSTAEDGRAQLFVRWMDSGATVRITTLPNTPGGLSWSPDGEHIAYTMLVPGQTDTLGEAPAQPEGAEWADPLSQETSLIYRTDGAGYLQPGYSHIFVVPAEGGTPRQISSGNFHHGGPQGAGNAISWVPDGSQIVTAVNRQEDWQIDRQESEIYALSINGGGLTQLTDRNGPDFAPDVSPDGRYIAYLGFDDQLLGYHNSELYVMNRDGSNRRSLTVSLDRNVDGFEWASHGRSLYISYDDRGSTVIARVTLDGTINVMANELGGRSMDRPYSGGSFSLADNGLIVATDEQPTRPADLVLVRRGDLRRITDLNSDLMNHRRMGEVRRIEVPSSHDGRMIEAWVTLPPDYVAGQRYPVIMEIHGGPYAAYGPHFATDNQLYAAGGYVVISPNPRGSTSYGAEFANLIENAYPGDDYHDLMSVIDHVIAEGIGDPDGLFVTGGSGGGVLTSWIVGQTNRFRAAATQKPVINWTSLTLSSDLPAFVNRYWFSADPWDDPMAYWSRSPLSLMNNVETPTLVLVGENDYRTPVSEAAQYYSALLLEGVPSAFIVIPGASHGGYASRPSQSAARVSAILDWFDRYRENAWVRPSE; the protein is encoded by the coding sequence ATGCGGTGTGTTGCGATACTATTGGGCCTGGTGCTGGCGACATCTGCAGCGGCACAATCGTCTTCGCGTTTCAGCGGTGCCGATCTGTTTGCGCTGGAATATGCATCCGATCCGCAGATCAGCCCTGATGGTCGCCAAGTCGCCTATGTTCGCATGTCGGGCGATATCATGGTCGATCGGTTCGTTCCCTCGATCTGGATCGTCAACACCGCCACGCGTGAGAATCGGCCGCTGATTACCGGGCCGGGCGCGCATATGGCGCCGCGCTGGTCGCCCGATGGATCGAAGCTCGCTTATCTCTCAACCGCCGAGGATGGCCGCGCGCAACTGTTCGTGCGCTGGATGGATAGCGGCGCAACGGTGCGGATCACGACCCTGCCTAATACGCCAGGTGGGCTGAGCTGGTCTCCGGATGGCGAGCATATTGCCTATACGATGCTGGTGCCGGGGCAGACGGATACGCTCGGTGAAGCACCCGCTCAGCCTGAAGGGGCTGAATGGGCCGACCCTCTCTCGCAGGAAACCAGCCTGATCTATCGGACGGATGGCGCTGGTTATCTCCAGCCGGGTTACTCTCACATCTTTGTCGTGCCTGCGGAAGGTGGGACGCCGCGCCAGATCAGCAGCGGCAACTTCCATCATGGCGGGCCACAGGGGGCGGGCAATGCGATCAGCTGGGTCCCTGATGGATCGCAAATCGTAACAGCGGTGAACCGGCAGGAAGATTGGCAGATCGATCGCCAGGAAAGCGAAATCTACGCGCTGTCGATCAATGGTGGCGGGCTGACCCAGCTCACCGATCGCAACGGCCCGGATTTTGCGCCGGACGTTTCGCCCGATGGCCGCTATATCGCCTATCTCGGGTTCGACGATCAGCTACTCGGCTATCACAATAGCGAGCTCTACGTCATGAACCGTGATGGATCGAACCGGCGCTCGCTGACCGTTTCGCTCGATCGCAATGTCGACGGTTTTGAATGGGCGAGCCACGGGCGCAGTCTCTACATCAGCTATGATGATCGCGGGTCGACGGTGATCGCACGCGTCACGCTCGACGGCACGATCAATGTGATGGCCAATGAGCTTGGCGGTCGGTCGATGGATCGACCTTATTCGGGTGGCAGCTTCAGCCTTGCCGATAATGGCTTGATTGTCGCGACCGACGAACAGCCGACCCGGCCGGCCGATCTTGTGCTTGTCCGTCGGGGCGATCTCCGGCGTATCACCGATCTCAATAGCGATCTGATGAACCATCGCAGGATGGGAGAAGTGCGGCGGATCGAAGTCCCGTCCTCACATGATGGCCGGATGATCGAAGCCTGGGTTACGCTCCCGCCGGACTATGTCGCAGGTCAGCGCTATCCGGTGATCATGGAGATCCATGGCGGGCCTTATGCGGCCTACGGCCCGCATTTTGCGACCGATAACCAGCTCTATGCAGCGGGTGGCTATGTCGTCATTTCGCCCAATCCACGCGGCTCGACCAGCTATGGTGCCGAGTTCGCCAATCTTATCGAGAATGCCTATCCTGGCGATGATTATCACGACCTGATGAGCGTCATCGATCATGTGATTGCCGAGGGCATTGGTGATCCCGACGGCTTGTTCGTTACCGGCGGATCGGGCGGCGGCGTGCTGACCAGCTGGATAGTTGGCCAGACGAATCGCTTCCGCGCAGCGGCGACCCAGAAGCCGGTGATCAACTGGACCAGCCTGACGCTCAGTTCTGACCTCCCGGCCTTTGTGAACCGCTACTGGTTTTCTGCCGATCCCTGGGACGATCCGATGGCCTATTGGTCACGCTCGCCGCTGTCGTTGATGAACAATGTCGAGACGCCGACTTTGGTGTTGGTCGGCGAGAATGATTATCGCACGCCGGTGAGCGAGGCTGCGCAATATTATTCGGCGCTGCTCCTTGAAGGCGTGCCGAGCGCGTTCATCGTCATTCCGGGCGCCAGCCATGGCGGCTATGCCAGCCGGCCATCGCAGAGCGCGGCGCGCGTCTCCGCGATTCTCGATTGGTTTGATCGCTATCGGGAGAATGCCTGGGTCCGACCCAGCGAATAG
- a CDS encoding glycerophosphodiester phosphodiesterase family protein, with translation MADLDFLTRAPFAHRGLHGSGVVENSRAAFEAAIAAGHSVETDVQVSKDGEAMVFHDYELDRMTDKSGPVIDRKAAKLEKLMLKGSDETMPRLPEMLALVDGRVPIMIELKAKDRKVKKLCRSVAAALADYRGEAAIMSFNPEVGRWFMRNAPAVVRGLVITEKFEVTLAQRLKGPMQRSLSVFRAEPQFLAYDIRDLPSAFAESLREKGMPVVTWTVRIEDEHARAAESADQIVYETL, from the coding sequence ATGGCTGATCTCGATTTTCTAACGCGCGCGCCCTTTGCCCATCGTGGGTTGCATGGGTCGGGCGTGGTCGAGAATAGCCGCGCGGCGTTTGAGGCGGCGATCGCTGCAGGTCACAGCGTCGAGACCGATGTCCAGGTCAGCAAGGATGGCGAGGCCATGGTCTTTCACGACTATGAGCTGGATCGGATGACAGACAAATCCGGCCCGGTGATCGATCGCAAGGCCGCCAAGCTTGAAAAGCTCATGCTCAAGGGCTCGGACGAAACCATGCCCCGCTTGCCGGAAATGCTCGCGCTTGTTGACGGGCGTGTGCCGATCATGATCGAGCTCAAGGCCAAGGACCGAAAGGTCAAGAAACTATGCCGCTCGGTGGCAGCTGCACTGGCCGACTATCGTGGCGAAGCGGCTATCATGTCCTTCAATCCCGAAGTGGGCCGCTGGTTCATGCGCAACGCGCCAGCGGTTGTTCGCGGTCTGGTGATTACCGAAAAGTTTGAAGTGACGCTCGCCCAGCGATTGAAGGGCCCAATGCAGCGCTCGCTCTCCGTATTCCGCGCCGAACCGCAGTTTCTAGCTTATGATATTCGCGATCTTCCCTCGGCATTTGCGGAGTCGCTGCGGGAGAAAGGCATGCCGGTCGTAACCTGGACGGTCCGAATTGAGGACGAACATGCGCGGGCAGCCGAAAGCGCCGACCAGATCGTCTACGAGACTTTATGA
- a CDS encoding GNAT family N-acetyltransferase, which yields MSEGDPEQIVARIADGVRSLDADQWDACAGSDNPFLSHAFLSILEESGSVSPQTGWQPVPVSITGPDGMLDAVAPAYAKSHSQGEYVFDHSWADAWERAGGSYYPKLQVAVPFTPVPGRRLLVRDTGRIPALIAALEAITRDNGMSSAHATFVSEDELVWFENAGWLVREGTQFHWENDGYEDFDAFLSALASRKRKAIRKERRRAVEGLEIEHLTGAELSEDHWDIFWDFYQDTGMRKWGHPYLTREFFSLLGERMGDQTLLILARRDGAPIAGALNLIGADTLYGRYWGCLADVPFLHFELCYYQAIDAAIARGLQRVEAGAQGSHKLARGYRPVKTWSAHFFPDPGFHRAVADFVAAERQAVDREIEFLGEMTPFRKGG from the coding sequence ATGAGCGAAGGTGACCCCGAACAGATTGTCGCGCGGATAGCCGATGGCGTTCGCTCGCTCGATGCGGACCAATGGGATGCGTGCGCTGGATCGGACAATCCGTTTCTCAGTCACGCCTTCCTCTCGATTCTCGAAGAATCGGGCAGCGTGTCACCTCAGACAGGCTGGCAGCCGGTGCCGGTGTCGATCACCGGACCCGACGGAATGCTGGACGCAGTCGCGCCCGCCTATGCGAAAAGCCATAGCCAGGGCGAATATGTGTTTGATCATTCCTGGGCCGATGCGTGGGAACGGGCTGGGGGCAGCTATTATCCCAAGCTTCAGGTCGCGGTGCCGTTTACCCCGGTTCCCGGACGGCGCTTGCTGGTGCGCGACACGGGACGCATACCGGCGCTGATCGCTGCGCTTGAAGCGATTACGCGCGACAATGGCATGTCATCGGCCCATGCGACGTTCGTCTCGGAAGATGAACTCGTCTGGTTTGAAAATGCTGGCTGGCTGGTCCGTGAAGGCACCCAGTTTCATTGGGAAAATGATGGCTATGAGGATTTCGACGCGTTTCTCTCAGCGCTAGCCTCACGCAAGCGCAAGGCGATCCGCAAGGAACGGCGCCGTGCGGTCGAAGGGCTGGAGATCGAACATCTGACTGGCGCGGAGCTCAGCGAAGATCATTGGGACATCTTCTGGGATTTCTACCAGGACACCGGCATGCGCAAATGGGGCCATCCCTATCTGACACGCGAATTTTTCTCGCTGCTCGGAGAACGCATGGGCGATCAGACGCTGTTGATCCTCGCGCGCCGCGACGGCGCACCGATCGCCGGCGCGCTCAACCTGATCGGCGCGGACACGCTCTATGGTCGCTATTGGGGCTGTCTTGCCGACGTCCCGTTCCTTCATTTTGAGCTCTGCTATTATCAGGCGATTGATGCGGCGATCGCGCGGGGGTTGCAGCGCGTGGAGGCGGGAGCCCAGGGTTCGCACAAATTGGCGCGCGGTTATCGGCCGGTCAAAACCTGGTCGGCCCATTTCTTTCCGGATCCGGGTTTCCATCGTGCGGTGGCAGACTTTGTCGCGGCCGAACGCCAGGCGGTGGATCGGGAAATCGAATTTCTGGGCGAGATGACGCCGTTTCGTAAAGGCGGATAG
- a CDS encoding response regulator: protein MTKKVLVVEDNDLNRKLFCDLLKAHDYEPQPLGDGREAVETAQSQSPDLIIMDIQMPHVSGLDLIGALKQDAELKSIPIMAVTAYAAKGDEERIRAAGAESYVSKPISVVKFIEEVKALI, encoded by the coding sequence GTGACGAAAAAGGTGCTCGTTGTCGAGGATAACGATCTCAACCGGAAATTGTTTTGCGATCTACTAAAGGCGCATGACTATGAGCCGCAGCCCTTGGGTGATGGGCGCGAGGCGGTAGAGACGGCCCAATCGCAATCCCCTGATCTCATCATCATGGATATCCAGATGCCGCATGTCAGCGGTCTCGATCTGATTGGCGCACTGAAACAAGACGCCGAACTCAAATCGATTCCGATCATGGCGGTAACGGCCTATGCCGCCAAGGGCGACGAAGAACGGATCCGCGCAGCGGGCGCCGAGAGCTATGTCTCCAAACCCATTTCCGTTGTGAAGTTCATTGAAGAAGTGAAAGCGCTCATCTAG
- a CDS encoding TMEM165/GDT1 family protein has protein sequence MDQFLMPFAAAALAEWGDKTQILAMLLAMRFAKPLPILLGIALAASINMTIAAFAGTLLTGMITPEAARLFLAVGFLFAAVASIIPISDPYSGEKWKLGAFFTSAASFLAIEFGDKTQFIAVGFGAVSGSWPIVAFASTLGVLLSCAPAVMMGAAFRDTLPILTIRRSAGFLFLIVSSIVAINALGLI, from the coding sequence ATGGACCAGTTCCTGATGCCTTTTGCCGCTGCGGCACTCGCCGAATGGGGCGATAAAACCCAAATCCTGGCCATGCTATTGGCGATGCGCTTCGCCAAGCCGCTTCCGATCCTCCTGGGAATCGCGCTGGCCGCTTCTATCAACATGACCATTGCCGCCTTTGCCGGCACATTGCTGACCGGCATGATCACGCCAGAAGCCGCTCGACTATTCCTTGCCGTCGGCTTTTTGTTCGCAGCCGTGGCGTCGATTATTCCAATCTCGGATCCCTATTCGGGAGAAAAATGGAAACTGGGTGCCTTTTTCACCAGTGCGGCCTCCTTCCTCGCCATCGAATTTGGCGACAAGACGCAGTTCATCGCCGTCGGCTTCGGCGCAGTATCGGGGAGCTGGCCAATCGTCGCCTTTGCATCGACGCTGGGCGTGTTGCTGAGCTGCGCTCCCGCCGTCATGATGGGTGCCGCATTCCGGGATACCCTGCCAATCCTGACGATCCGCCGCAGCGCAGGCTTTCTGTTTCTGATCGTTTCATCGATTGTAGCAATTAATGCTCTCGGATTGATTTAG
- a CDS encoding Dps family protein — protein MSEANPTPSSHSNGNAVQNVADALNRILADSYALYLKTKNFHWHVSGPHFRDYHLMLDEHAAAILLTTDIIAERVRKTGGTTLRSIGDISRHQTISDNDEEFVSAADMLTELRGDNLKLVAAYREAKELATEANDNATEGLLDDWTDQAEERAWFLLEAGRTG, from the coding sequence ATGTCAGAAGCCAATCCCACGCCGTCATCGCATTCAAACGGCAACGCCGTGCAGAATGTGGCCGATGCATTGAACCGTATTCTTGCAGACAGCTATGCGCTGTACCTCAAGACCAAGAATTTCCACTGGCACGTTTCGGGCCCGCATTTCCGCGACTATCATTTGATGCTCGATGAGCATGCCGCGGCGATCCTTCTCACGACCGACATCATTGCCGAGCGGGTGCGCAAGACCGGCGGGACCACGCTTCGCTCGATCGGCGATATCAGCCGGCACCAGACGATCAGCGACAATGACGAAGAATTTGTCAGTGCCGCCGATATGCTCACCGAATTGCGCGGTGATAATCTGAAGCTTGTCGCAGCCTATCGCGAGGCCAAGGAATTGGCGACCGAAGCCAATGACAATGCCACCGAAGGCCTGCTCGACGATTGGACAGACCAGGCTGAGGAACGCGCCTGGTTCCTGCTCGAAGCCGGTCGCACTGGCTAA
- a CDS encoding phytanoyl-CoA dioxygenase family protein, producing the protein MQIGQPIKRPRLQRWALTLGLCFLFVWRKLRLPLSPFSRQIRLILTNWTDRMFGILIRSRLKRAYPDQPCTLNHPQSYAPKVEVDDAHKMTEDDIRHFYERGYVRPFDAFTEAEMQSFYEEIEVARQAQSPHYDIVTDRDHHLSLPTLMEFIQRPAIVERCAQLLGPDLLMWRSQFFYKAPHGEAIQWHQASTYLVEDYMSPALIPPNRDELFQLTIWVAVDPATKENGCLRVIPGTADGIRTITFGAGEESFYEASYASDFDFSSAEPDCIEMKPGQALIFSERTIHGSGANTTDHSRSAFNFRVIRPDTKVYKDKTVHRARHMGQKYNLGRWGCVLLRGEDRFGLNRMVEGAKRN; encoded by the coding sequence ATGCAGATCGGCCAGCCGATCAAACGGCCAAGATTGCAACGATGGGCTCTGACGCTCGGGCTCTGCTTCCTGTTCGTCTGGCGCAAACTCAGGCTGCCCCTCTCGCCCTTTTCCCGTCAGATCCGTCTGATTTTGACCAATTGGACGGACCGGATGTTCGGCATCCTGATCCGATCCCGGCTCAAACGCGCCTATCCTGACCAGCCTTGCACGCTGAACCATCCGCAAAGCTATGCGCCCAAGGTCGAGGTCGATGATGCGCATAAAATGACCGAAGACGATATTCGGCACTTTTACGAGCGGGGCTATGTGCGACCCTTTGATGCTTTCACCGAAGCGGAGATGCAGTCTTTTTACGAGGAGATTGAGGTCGCCCGCCAGGCACAGAGTCCACATTACGACATCGTAACCGACAGGGACCATCATCTGAGCCTGCCGACCCTGATGGAGTTTATCCAAAGGCCGGCGATCGTCGAACGCTGCGCCCAGCTGCTCGGGCCTGACCTTCTGATGTGGCGATCGCAATTTTTCTACAAAGCGCCGCATGGCGAAGCCATCCAATGGCATCAGGCCAGCACCTATCTTGTCGAAGACTATATGTCGCCGGCGCTCATCCCGCCCAATCGCGATGAGCTGTTCCAGCTGACCATCTGGGTAGCCGTGGATCCGGCGACCAAGGAGAATGGATGCCTAAGAGTGATACCGGGGACCGCAGACGGGATCCGGACGATCACCTTCGGTGCGGGCGAGGAAAGCTTCTACGAAGCGAGTTATGCCAGCGATTTCGATTTCTCGAGCGCTGAACCCGATTGCATCGAGATGAAACCGGGCCAGGCGCTGATCTTCAGCGAGCGCACGATCCATGGATCCGGTGCGAATACAACGGACCATAGCCGGAGCGCGTTCAACTTTCGCGTGATCCGGCCGGATACCAAAGTCTATAAAGACAAGACCGTCCATCGGGCCCGGCATATGGGCCAGAAATATAATCTGGGACGATGGGGATGTGTCCTGCTGCGTGGCGAGGACAGATTCGGCCTCAACCGCATGGTCGAGGGTGCAAAAAGAAACTAG
- the rpmG gene encoding 50S ribosomal protein L33, with protein sequence MAKSATVKIKLVSSEGTGFFYVTKKNPRNLTEKMVMRKYDPVARKHVDFKEAKIK encoded by the coding sequence ATGGCCAAATCGGCGACCGTGAAAATCAAACTCGTCAGCTCGGAAGGAACGGGCTTCTTCTATGTAACGAAGAAGAATCCGCGCAATCTGACCGAAAAGATGGTGATGCGGAAATATGATCCCGTCGCCCGCAAGCATGTCGATTTTAAAGAAGCGAAAATCAAATAG
- a CDS encoding DUF3572 domain-containing protein translates to MQKHDTNDGGRAGAEALALQALIWTLSEEDRAQRLLALTGLTADHMRAAIGDPTMLAAVIKFLEAFEPDLVACAEAIQCAPEELVIARRELER, encoded by the coding sequence ATGCAGAAGCACGATACAAATGACGGTGGACGCGCTGGCGCCGAAGCATTGGCGCTACAGGCACTTATATGGACGTTGAGTGAGGAAGATCGCGCCCAGCGCCTGCTCGCGCTCACCGGATTGACGGCCGATCATATGCGCGCAGCGATCGGCGATCCGACTATGCTTGCAGCCGTCATCAAATTCCTCGAAGCCTTTGAACCCGATCTCGTCGCTTGCGCTGAGGCGATTCAATGCGCACCTGAGGAGCTCGTCATTGCGCGAAGGGAATTGGAACGATGA
- a CDS encoding DUF6265 family protein has product MRLFIILACLVMPSQLAAQDVRSLGEGTSQPATLDDVAWLAGGWAGTGLGGQSHEAWLPPIHGQMAGVFHQSSDSELLFYEILQIVERNGSLVVRLKHFNRDLSGWEDNSAESAIEFPLVAIEGETAYFSGLTYQRVGETGLHIHLRLNSNGESRIETFELTRLD; this is encoded by the coding sequence ATGCGACTGTTCATCATCTTGGCCTGTCTCGTCATGCCCAGCCAGCTTGCGGCCCAGGATGTGCGATCACTCGGCGAGGGGACTTCGCAACCGGCAACACTTGATGATGTTGCCTGGCTCGCAGGAGGCTGGGCTGGCACCGGCCTTGGTGGCCAGAGTCACGAAGCATGGCTACCGCCAATCCATGGACAGATGGCCGGCGTCTTCCACCAGAGCAGCGACAGCGAGCTACTCTTCTATGAGATACTCCAAATCGTCGAACGGAACGGATCGCTGGTCGTGCGGCTCAAGCATTTCAATCGCGATCTATCCGGCTGGGAAGACAATAGCGCCGAATCCGCGATCGAATTCCCTCTGGTCGCGATCGAAGGCGAGACCGCTTATTTCTCAGGCCTGACCTACCAACGCGTCGGGGAAACCGGGCTGCACATCCATTTACGCCTCAACAGCAATGGCGAAAGCCGGATCGAGACTTTTGAGCTAACCCGTCTCGACTAG
- a CDS encoding HAD family hydrolase, whose protein sequence is MNRPLVICDCDEVLLHMVSHFGEWLDEVHDLDFVLEGGNFIDAVRPRDGSPALKGEEIWPLLNGFFDTEMHRQTIVPGASEALISISEYAEVVILTNLQDEFRTARAKQLANFGIEFPVHTNQGGKGTKVENLLADHSPPLAFFIDDLGVHHESVAQTAPHVWRLHMIAEPTLAPHIPQADHAHARIDDWHEAQHWIIDRITEGDSP, encoded by the coding sequence ATGAACCGGCCGCTGGTTATTTGCGACTGTGATGAAGTGCTGCTCCATATGGTCAGCCATTTTGGTGAGTGGCTGGATGAAGTGCATGATCTCGATTTCGTACTCGAGGGCGGTAATTTCATCGATGCGGTACGTCCAAGGGATGGTAGCCCTGCATTGAAGGGCGAAGAGATATGGCCGCTCTTGAACGGTTTTTTTGATACCGAGATGCACCGCCAGACGATTGTGCCCGGAGCCAGCGAGGCGCTGATTTCCATTTCCGAATATGCCGAGGTCGTGATCCTGACCAATTTGCAGGACGAGTTCCGCACCGCCCGAGCCAAGCAGCTCGCCAATTTCGGCATCGAGTTTCCGGTCCATACGAACCAGGGCGGCAAGGGGACCAAGGTCGAAAACCTGCTCGCCGACCATAGCCCGCCGCTTGCGTTTTTCATTGATGATCTCGGTGTCCATCACGAATCGGTGGCGCAGACCGCGCCGCATGTCTGGCGCTTGCACATGATTGCAGAGCCGACGCTCGCGCCGCATATCCCGCAGGCAGATCACGCCCATGCCCGGATCGACGATTGGCACGAAGCCCAGCACTGGATTATTGATCGGATAACCGAAGGAGACTCGCCATGA
- a CDS encoding metallophosphoesterase: protein MVKRVFLVLIVLGLSVTGYAYWSAISDPVQRDTQITLAGWPEGAAPIRIVLISDIHVAGPDMPPERLERIVTRLNALEPDLVLIAGDFVSDKALSTHRYAAAEAVTPLAGLEAEYGVFAVLGNHDHWRDAPAFRAALPDAGVVLLDNEAVAAGPVALVGIGDDFTGHADVDAAMATASEIPGPVVVLSHSPDIVPDLPNPVALVAAGHTHCGQISLPIIGRLATASRYGERFACGQIDDEGQAVVVTAGLGTSILPIRLGVPPDFWVIELGPER, encoded by the coding sequence ATGGTGAAACGCGTTTTCTTGGTGCTGATCGTGCTGGGCCTGTCGGTGACGGGCTATGCCTATTGGAGCGCGATAAGCGATCCGGTTCAGCGGGACACACAGATTACTTTGGCGGGCTGGCCAGAGGGAGCGGCCCCGATACGGATTGTGCTGATAAGTGACATCCATGTGGCCGGGCCTGACATGCCGCCCGAACGGCTTGAGCGGATTGTAACCAGGCTTAACGCGTTGGAACCGGATCTTGTATTGATCGCCGGTGATTTCGTTAGCGACAAAGCGCTTTCGACGCATCGCTATGCTGCCGCCGAGGCAGTCACCCCTCTTGCCGGGCTCGAGGCAGAATATGGCGTCTTCGCGGTGCTCGGCAATCATGATCATTGGCGCGATGCCCCGGCGTTTCGGGCGGCACTACCCGATGCGGGTGTTGTGCTGCTCGACAATGAAGCGGTGGCGGCTGGTCCGGTGGCCCTGGTTGGTATTGGCGATGACTTCACCGGCCATGCAGATGTCGATGCCGCGATGGCGACGGCATCGGAGATTCCCGGTCCGGTCGTGGTGCTCAGCCATAGTCCCGATATCGTTCCCGACCTGCCGAACCCGGTTGCGTTGGTCGCGGCGGGCCACACACATTGCGGCCAGATTAGCCTGCCGATCATCGGGCGGCTGGCGACGGCGTCGCGCTACGGAGAACGGTTCGCCTGCGGGCAAATCGACGATGAGGGCCAGGCTGTGGTGGTCACAGCTGGGCTCGGAACCAGCATTTTGCCGATCCGATTGGGCGTGCCCCCGGATTTCTGGGTGATCGAGCTGGGCCCGGAACGCTAG